One window of Xanthomonas sp. 10-10 genomic DNA carries:
- the dprA gene encoding DNA-processing protein DprA — protein sequence MAPTSPDLRALLILLLAGGRSPPRRALMSACATASDILTAGPAAWRAAGCDELQSERLQSPDPQTMDAALRWCEQPNHHLIGWQDPDYPALLRHIVNPPLALFVDGDPNAPWHPGVAVVGSRSATAGGRDHTRAFASSLAAAGLGIVSGMAAGVDAIAHEAALAQPGGITVAVVGTGADVAYPAHHRALRDRIAARGAVVSEYLPGTGPVAAHFPARNRIIAGLALGTLVVEAAMRSGALITARLAAEAGREVFALPGSLHNPLARGCHHLIRQGATLAQEPAQVTEGLQLLSGELATALRERLAAPTQMPRTTRTTTSTRPDPDYQRLWQALGHDPTPMDSLVERTGLTAAALSSMLLIMELEGDVVTEHGRYTRNP from the coding sequence ATGGCCCCCACTTCTCCCGATCTGCGCGCATTGCTCATATTGCTGCTGGCGGGCGGCCGCAGTCCGCCGCGTCGCGCACTGATGAGCGCCTGTGCCACCGCGTCCGACATCCTGACTGCCGGGCCCGCCGCCTGGCGCGCAGCCGGCTGCGACGAGCTGCAATCGGAACGGCTGCAGTCGCCTGACCCGCAAACGATGGATGCCGCGCTGCGCTGGTGCGAACAGCCCAACCACCATCTGATCGGCTGGCAAGACCCGGACTATCCGGCGCTGCTGCGCCACATCGTCAACCCGCCGCTGGCGCTGTTCGTGGACGGCGACCCCAATGCGCCGTGGCATCCCGGCGTGGCGGTGGTCGGCAGCCGCTCCGCCACCGCCGGCGGACGCGATCACACCCGCGCCTTCGCATCGAGCCTGGCAGCTGCAGGGCTGGGCATCGTCAGCGGCATGGCCGCCGGCGTGGACGCGATCGCGCATGAAGCCGCACTTGCCCAGCCTGGCGGCATCACTGTGGCGGTGGTGGGCACCGGGGCCGACGTGGCCTATCCCGCGCATCACCGGGCATTACGCGATCGCATCGCCGCACGTGGTGCGGTGGTCAGCGAATATCTGCCTGGCACCGGGCCGGTCGCTGCGCATTTCCCGGCCCGCAACCGGATCATTGCCGGGCTGGCGCTGGGTACCCTGGTGGTCGAGGCAGCGATGCGCTCGGGCGCGCTGATCACCGCGCGCCTGGCGGCCGAGGCCGGGCGCGAGGTATTCGCCCTGCCCGGCTCGCTGCACAACCCGCTCGCGCGCGGCTGCCACCACCTGATCCGCCAGGGCGCGACGCTGGCGCAGGAGCCGGCCCAGGTCACCGAAGGACTGCAACTGCTGTCGGGCGAATTGGCCACTGCCTTGCGCGAGCGCCTGGCCGCCCCCACTCAGATGCCCAGGACGACGCGCACCACCACCTCCACGCGCCCGGACCCCGACTACCAGCGCTTGTGGCAGGCGCTGGGCCACGACCCAACCCCTATGGATTCCCTGGTCGAACGCACCGGATTGACGGCCGCCGCGCTGTCCTCCATGCTGCTCATCATGGAACTGGAGGGAGACGTGGTCACCGAGCACGGTCGCTATACCCGCAATCCCTAG
- a CDS encoding DNA topoisomerase I — MPKHLLIVESPAKAKTINKYLGKDFTVLASYGHVRDLVPKEGAVDPDNGFAMRYDLIEKNEKHVEAIARAAKSADDIYLATDPDREGEAISWHIAEILKERGLLKDKTMQRVVFTEITPRAIKEAMLKPRAIAADLVDAQQARRALDYLVGFNLSPVLWRKVQRGLSAGRVQSPALRMIVEREEEIEAFIAREYWSIDAHCRHPSQPFNARLIKLDGQKFEQFTVTDGDTAEAARLRIQQAAQGVLHVTDVASKERKRRPAPPFTTSTLQQEASRKLGFTTRKTMQVAQKLYEGVALGDEGSVGLISYMRTDSVNLSQDALSEIRDVIARDFGTASLPDQPNAYTTKSKNAQEAHEAVRPTSALRTPAQVARFLSDDERRLYELIWRRAVACQMIPATLNTVSVDLSAGSEHVFRASGTTVVVAGFLAVYEEGKDTKSSEDEDEGRKLPLMKAGDNIPLDRIVTDQHFTQPPPRFTEAALVKALEEYGIGRPSTYASIIQTLQFRKYVEMEGRSFRPTDVGRAVSKFLSGHFTRYVDYDFTANLEDDLDAVSRGEAEWIPLMEKFWGPFKELVEDKKDSLDKTDAGSVRVLGADPVSGKEVSARIGRFGPMVQIGTVEDEEKPTFASLRPGQSIYSISIEDALELFKMPRALGQDKEQDVSVGIGRFGPFARRGSVYASLKKEDDPYTIDLARAVFLIEEKEEIARNRVIKEFDGSDIQVLNGRFGPYISDGKLNGKIPKDREPASLTFEEVQQLLADTGKPVRKGFGAKKATLKKNAVKDSAKEAKDAAAKDAAAKKTAVKKAATKTAAKKAPAKKTAAKKAAKRVVKKTVSKAAG, encoded by the coding sequence ATGCCCAAGCACCTGCTCATCGTCGAATCGCCCGCCAAGGCCAAGACGATCAATAAATACCTCGGCAAGGACTTCACCGTCCTGGCCTCGTATGGGCACGTGCGCGATCTCGTCCCCAAGGAGGGCGCGGTCGACCCGGACAACGGCTTTGCGATGCGCTACGACCTGATCGAGAAAAACGAGAAGCATGTCGAAGCCATCGCGCGCGCGGCCAAGAGCGCTGACGACATCTATCTGGCGACCGACCCGGACCGCGAGGGGGAAGCGATCAGCTGGCACATCGCCGAGATCCTGAAAGAGCGCGGCTTGTTGAAGGACAAGACCATGCAGCGCGTGGTGTTCACCGAGATCACGCCGCGTGCGATCAAGGAAGCCATGCTCAAGCCGCGCGCGATTGCCGCCGACCTGGTGGATGCGCAGCAGGCCCGTCGCGCACTGGACTACCTGGTGGGCTTCAACCTGTCGCCGGTGCTGTGGCGCAAGGTGCAGCGCGGCCTGTCGGCCGGACGCGTGCAGTCGCCGGCGCTGCGCATGATCGTCGAGCGCGAAGAAGAGATCGAAGCCTTCATCGCGCGCGAGTACTGGTCCATCGATGCGCATTGCCGGCATCCGTCGCAGCCGTTCAATGCGCGCCTGATCAAGCTGGACGGGCAGAAGTTCGAGCAGTTCACCGTGACCGATGGCGACACCGCCGAAGCGGCGCGGCTGCGCATCCAGCAGGCCGCGCAAGGCGTGCTGCACGTTACCGACGTGGCCAGCAAGGAGCGCAAGCGCCGCCCTGCCCCGCCGTTCACCACCTCCACGCTGCAGCAGGAAGCCTCGCGCAAGCTTGGCTTCACCACCCGCAAGACCATGCAGGTGGCACAGAAGTTGTACGAAGGCGTGGCACTCGGCGACGAAGGCTCGGTCGGTCTGATCAGCTATATGCGTACCGACTCGGTGAACCTGTCGCAGGATGCGCTGTCGGAAATCCGCGATGTGATCGCGCGCGATTTCGGCACCGCCTCGTTGCCGGACCAGCCCAACGCCTACACCACCAAATCCAAGAACGCGCAGGAAGCGCATGAAGCGGTGCGCCCGACCTCCGCGTTGCGCACGCCTGCGCAGGTGGCGCGCTTTTTGTCCGACGACGAGCGCCGCCTGTACGAATTGATCTGGCGCCGCGCAGTGGCCTGCCAGATGATCCCGGCCACGCTCAACACCGTCAGCGTCGATCTGTCGGCCGGCAGCGAGCACGTGTTCCGCGCCAGCGGCACCACCGTGGTGGTGGCGGGCTTCCTGGCGGTCTACGAGGAAGGCAAGGACACCAAGAGCAGCGAGGACGAGGACGAAGGCCGCAAGCTGCCGCTGATGAAGGCCGGCGACAACATCCCGCTGGACCGCATCGTCACCGACCAGCATTTCACCCAGCCGCCGCCGCGCTTCACCGAAGCGGCGCTGGTCAAGGCGCTGGAGGAATACGGCATCGGTCGGCCGTCCACCTACGCCTCGATCATCCAGACCCTGCAGTTCCGCAAGTACGTGGAAATGGAAGGCCGCAGCTTCCGTCCCACCGACGTGGGCCGCGCCGTGTCCAAGTTCCTGTCCGGGCATTTCACCCGCTACGTGGATTACGACTTCACCGCCAATCTTGAAGACGATCTGGATGCGGTCTCGCGCGGCGAAGCCGAGTGGATTCCGTTGATGGAGAAGTTCTGGGGCCCGTTCAAGGAATTGGTCGAGGACAAGAAGGATTCGCTGGACAAGACCGACGCCGGTAGCGTGCGCGTGCTCGGCGCCGACCCGGTCAGTGGCAAGGAAGTCAGCGCGCGCATCGGCCGTTTCGGCCCGATGGTGCAGATCGGCACCGTGGAAGACGAAGAAAAGCCCACCTTCGCCTCGCTGCGTCCGGGCCAGAGCATCTATTCGATCTCGATCGAGGATGCACTGGAACTGTTCAAGATGCCGCGCGCGCTGGGCCAGGACAAGGAGCAGGACGTCAGCGTGGGCATCGGCCGCTTCGGGCCGTTTGCACGCCGTGGCAGCGTGTATGCGTCGCTGAAGAAGGAAGACGACCCGTACACCATCGACCTGGCACGCGCGGTGTTCCTGATCGAAGAGAAAGAAGAAATCGCGCGCAACCGGGTGATCAAGGAATTCGACGGCAGCGACATCCAGGTGCTCAACGGCCGCTTTGGTCCGTACATCAGCGACGGCAAACTCAACGGCAAGATCCCCAAGGATCGCGAGCCGGCGTCGTTGACCTTCGAAGAAGTGCAGCAGCTGCTGGCCGACACCGGCAAGCCGGTGCGCAAGGGCTTCGGCGCCAAGAAGGCCACGCTCAAGAAGAATGCGGTGAAGGATTCGGCCAAGGAGGCCAAGGACGCCGCGGCGAAGGATGCGGCAGCCAAGAAGACCGCGGTGAAGAAAGCGGCAACCAAGACCGCCGCGAAGAAGGCGCCGGCCAAGAAGACTGCGGCCAAGAAAGCCGCCAAGCGCGTGGTCAAGAAAACCGTGAGCAAGGCGGCGGGCTGA
- a CDS encoding RDD family protein — MTQWYYADAQRQRQGPVDTETLAARLSQGIIDRTSLVWREGLPQWVTLSEVASELGVDAAGLATTEPPVYSPVAAPADSAQWAAAAAEPSPQAATPATDTPFGTTVMPASAELADPALRDHHTTADYDPDSSGAPAAPTETTSWSGSPTNAADVSAQPAPTTPAPAPTETVPPAAAAPLPSAWETPVAASPAAAAIAHDAPVVYAGLWRRVAASILDSLVTTFAVYLIVIPLVFVVAFGSSLGDSASTLDDGSALGIAIVVMSYGIGLAIPTLYFAWMQSSRLQASLGKLACGIKVVRADSNGARVGFWRNVLRYLAYMLISVLTLGIGAVVAAFMAGMSQRKQTPHDKICDTLVVDRWAFTDRPELQSRGLDTVSIVVLAIYGVMLVLSIVVVVIMLATIGMSQS; from the coding sequence ATGACGCAGTGGTATTACGCCGACGCACAGCGGCAACGCCAGGGCCCGGTCGACACGGAAACCCTGGCCGCACGCCTGTCGCAGGGCATCATCGACCGTACCAGCCTGGTCTGGCGCGAAGGCCTGCCGCAGTGGGTCACCCTGAGCGAGGTCGCGTCCGAACTGGGTGTCGACGCGGCAGGCCTTGCCACCACGGAGCCGCCAGTGTATTCGCCGGTGGCCGCACCCGCCGACTCCGCGCAATGGGCCGCTGCTGCTGCCGAACCGTCGCCCCAGGCAGCGACGCCGGCAACCGACACGCCGTTTGGGACAACCGTGATGCCGGCCTCAGCTGAACTGGCTGACCCCGCGCTGCGGGACCACCACACAACGGCCGACTATGACCCGGATTCCTCCGGCGCGCCGGCTGCACCCACGGAAACCACGTCCTGGTCCGGTTCGCCAACCAACGCCGCGGACGTTTCCGCGCAGCCCGCCCCGACAACGCCGGCTCCGGCGCCGACCGAGACGGTGCCGCCAGCTGCTGCAGCGCCGTTGCCGAGCGCCTGGGAGACCCCGGTAGCCGCATCGCCGGCTGCTGCTGCCATCGCCCATGACGCGCCGGTGGTGTACGCAGGGCTATGGCGGCGTGTGGCGGCCAGCATCCTGGACAGCCTGGTGACCACCTTCGCGGTCTACCTGATCGTCATCCCGCTGGTGTTTGTGGTGGCGTTCGGCAGCAGCCTCGGCGATTCGGCCTCGACGCTGGACGACGGCAGCGCGCTGGGCATCGCCATCGTGGTGATGTCCTACGGCATCGGTCTGGCCATCCCCACGCTGTATTTCGCCTGGATGCAGTCCAGCCGGCTTCAGGCCAGCCTGGGCAAGCTCGCCTGCGGCATCAAGGTGGTGCGAGCGGACAGCAACGGGGCGCGGGTCGGGTTCTGGCGCAATGTGCTGCGCTATCTGGCCTATATGCTGATCAGCGTACTCACGCTGGGCATCGGCGCAGTGGTGGCGGCGTTCATGGCCGGCATGTCGCAACGCAAGCAGACGCCGCACGACAAGATCTGCGACACCCTGGTCGTGGACCGCTGGGCCTTCACCGACCGTCCGGAGCTGCAGTCGCGCGGCCTGGACACGGTGTCGATCGTGGTGCTGGCCATCTACGGGGTGATGCTGGTGCTGTCGATCGTGGTCGTGGTGATCATGCTGGCGACGATCGGAATGAGCCAGAGCTAG
- a CDS encoding LysM peptidoglycan-binding domain-containing protein: protein MLNRLRTVVAAAMLTVATYAAAQAVGEHPDTYVVRKGDTLWDIAGRFLQKPWLWPEIWQANPQIQNPHLIYPGDVISLAYLDRVGKGTIQPGPRQEAPINAIPLADVEPFLKNLRVVEDFDQLPYVVGLEGNRLRASAEQIAYVVGLDDAQPGQRFAVVRPTVKFSLPKHNEDLDAAGDTLPGSGSLWKFYAAPSTRREFLGYELTQVNIGTITRSAAGGNSKAATLLLQDSGREVRAGDRIVAVEAQPYDLQFIPHPPSEQALQTELRVLAISDAFTVGGTRDVIAISGGAREGINNGTVFSIWRKGRTVSDRVKHSRFSRADDDFSGPSGSTVGLPDEYASHAMVFRTFDKVSYALVMESVKPTGLGYFVKHPDAQ, encoded by the coding sequence ATGTTGAACCGACTTCGTACGGTCGTCGCTGCGGCGATGCTGACCGTCGCGACCTACGCTGCCGCGCAAGCGGTGGGCGAGCATCCAGACACCTATGTGGTCCGCAAGGGGGACACCCTTTGGGACATTGCTGGGCGTTTCCTGCAAAAACCATGGCTGTGGCCGGAAATCTGGCAGGCCAATCCACAGATCCAGAATCCGCACCTGATCTATCCGGGTGACGTGATCAGCCTGGCCTACCTGGACCGCGTCGGCAAGGGCACGATCCAGCCCGGCCCGCGTCAGGAAGCGCCGATCAATGCGATTCCGCTGGCCGATGTCGAGCCGTTCCTGAAGAACCTGCGCGTGGTGGAAGACTTCGATCAACTGCCCTATGTGGTCGGCCTGGAAGGCAATCGCCTGCGCGCATCTGCCGAGCAGATCGCGTATGTGGTCGGCCTGGACGATGCACAGCCAGGCCAGCGCTTTGCGGTGGTGCGCCCGACCGTGAAGTTCAGCCTGCCCAAGCACAACGAAGACCTGGATGCCGCCGGCGACACGCTGCCAGGGTCGGGTTCGCTGTGGAAGTTCTACGCGGCACCGAGCACGCGCCGTGAATTCCTCGGCTACGAGCTGACCCAGGTCAACATCGGCACCATCACCCGCAGCGCGGCAGGCGGCAACTCCAAGGCGGCGACCCTGCTGCTGCAGGACAGCGGCCGCGAAGTGCGCGCCGGCGACCGGATCGTGGCCGTGGAAGCGCAGCCTTACGATCTGCAGTTCATCCCGCATCCGCCGTCCGAACAGGCGTTGCAGACCGAGCTGCGGGTGCTGGCCATTTCCGACGCCTTCACCGTTGGCGGCACCCGCGATGTGATCGCCATTTCCGGTGGCGCGCGCGAGGGCATCAACAACGGCACGGTGTTCTCGATCTGGCGCAAGGGCCGCACCGTCAGCGACCGCGTCAAGCATTCGCGCTTCTCGCGCGCCGATGACGATTTCAGCGGCCCGTCCGGCTCCACTGTCGGCCTGCCCGACGAATATGCCTCACACGCGATGGTGTTCCGCACCTTCGACAAGGTCAGCTATGCGCTGGTGATGGAAAGCGTCAAGCCGACCGGCCTGGGTTACTTCGTCAAGCATCCTGACGCGCAGTAA
- a CDS encoding Sua5/YciO/YrdC/YwlC family protein yields the protein MDHTLSLDSAIATLQTGGVIAYPTEAVWGLGCDPAQQAAVLRLLQIKRRPVDKGVIVVASGIEVLRDWVDIDALEPARRDEVLASWPGPHTWILPVTSRAPHWVTGTHDGLAVRISAHPVVVALCAAWGAPLVSTSANLAGEPPARSREALDPALLATIDGVVAGDVGGLAQPTPIRDARTGQVLRD from the coding sequence ATGGACCACACGCTGAGCCTGGACAGCGCCATCGCCACCCTGCAAACGGGCGGCGTGATCGCTTACCCGACCGAAGCGGTCTGGGGGCTGGGCTGCGACCCGGCGCAGCAGGCAGCCGTGCTGCGCCTGCTGCAGATCAAGCGGCGCCCTGTCGACAAGGGAGTGATCGTGGTGGCGTCCGGCATCGAGGTGCTGCGCGACTGGGTCGACATCGACGCGCTGGAACCGGCACGCCGGGATGAAGTACTGGCCAGCTGGCCAGGCCCGCATACCTGGATCCTGCCGGTCACCTCCCGCGCGCCGCACTGGGTCACCGGCACGCACGATGGGCTGGCCGTGCGCATCAGCGCGCACCCGGTCGTGGTAGCGCTGTGCGCGGCCTGGGGGGCGCCGCTGGTGTCCACCAGCGCCAACCTGGCCGGCGAGCCGCCGGCGCGCAGCCGCGAGGCCCTGGACCCGGCACTGCTGGCGACCATCGACGGCGTGGTGGCGGGCGATGTCGGTGGGCTGGCGCAGCCCACCCCGATCCGCGACGCACGCACCGGCCAGGTCCTGCGCGACTGA
- a CDS encoding pilin produces the protein MSSWYYAEGNRQRRGPVTDAVLLGLYRDRQIALDTLVWREGLDQWLPLSACADTLGPPISTDLHAAAAPPPLPVAAGTPVAAGTPLATPPAPHLHQPAKAPAWPLLLVLGAVAGLFVVVAMIGILAAIALPAYKDYQNRAKVAEAVAALAPLKPQIAEFLASQGRCPENGDTGFQTPEHYATGILASVQIGRFDTSACGIEALLHAPGSPRIDGKALWLDLDADAGTWQCSSEIDDNQLPQNCRG, from the coding sequence ATGAGCAGTTGGTATTACGCCGAGGGCAACCGCCAGCGGCGTGGCCCGGTGACCGATGCGGTCCTGCTGGGCCTGTATCGCGATCGGCAGATCGCCCTGGACACGCTGGTCTGGCGCGAAGGCCTGGACCAGTGGCTGCCGTTGTCGGCCTGCGCCGACACGCTGGGCCCGCCAATTTCCACCGATCTGCACGCGGCGGCGGCCCCGCCGCCATTGCCGGTGGCAGCAGGGACCCCAGTGGCAGCAGGGACCCCACTCGCCACACCACCTGCACCGCACCTGCACCAGCCGGCCAAGGCGCCGGCGTGGCCGCTGCTGTTGGTGCTGGGCGCGGTGGCCGGCCTGTTCGTCGTCGTAGCGATGATCGGCATCCTCGCGGCGATCGCACTACCGGCCTACAAGGATTATCAGAACCGCGCCAAGGTGGCCGAGGCGGTTGCCGCATTGGCGCCGCTGAAGCCACAGATCGCCGAGTTTCTCGCGAGCCAAGGCCGCTGCCCGGAGAACGGCGATACCGGCTTCCAGACACCTGAGCACTACGCAACCGGCATCCTGGCCAGCGTGCAGATCGGTCGTTTCGATACAAGCGCCTGCGGCATCGAGGCGCTGCTGCATGCGCCGGGCTCGCCCAGGATCGATGGCAAGGCACTGTGGCTGGATCTGGATGCGGATGCCGGCACCTGGCAGTGCAGTTCCGAGATCGACGACAACCAACTTCCGCAAAATTGCCGCGGCTGA
- a CDS encoding DUF4124 domain-containing protein, whose protein sequence is MRTLPTLLLLACALPALAASTAAKPDPNVRVYRCVSSTGTVALQDAPCSSGRQQVLDMQRPQDPPPRPQRLQAPAPPPAAPSREVRIVTVQPPQPMYECTTEDGERYTSDSPEGNPRWVPTWGPAYVGNAVGPPISGGGIQRPPISVSPRPAIAVQGGAGRGSIRGSASFGAGGYQDGYHGGYGGTVIVPYGNVQIRDQCHALPEQEVCARLADRRWELIRRYNSALQSERQELSREQRGIEARQQRDCGGA, encoded by the coding sequence ATGCGCACTCTTCCAACCTTGTTGTTGCTGGCCTGCGCGCTGCCCGCCCTGGCGGCAAGCACGGCCGCCAAGCCGGACCCGAACGTGCGGGTCTACCGCTGCGTCAGCAGCACCGGGACCGTGGCCCTGCAGGATGCACCATGCAGCAGCGGCCGCCAGCAGGTGCTGGACATGCAGCGCCCGCAGGACCCGCCGCCGCGACCGCAACGTCTGCAGGCACCCGCCCCGCCCCCGGCCGCGCCATCGCGCGAGGTTCGCATCGTCACCGTGCAACCGCCGCAGCCGATGTACGAGTGCACCACCGAGGACGGCGAGCGCTATACCAGCGACAGCCCGGAAGGCAATCCGCGCTGGGTGCCGACCTGGGGGCCGGCCTATGTGGGCAATGCGGTTGGCCCGCCGATCAGCGGCGGCGGCATCCAGCGTCCGCCGATCTCGGTCAGCCCGCGTCCGGCGATTGCCGTGCAGGGTGGCGCCGGGCGGGGCAGCATCCGCGGCAGTGCCAGCTTCGGCGCAGGCGGCTATCAGGACGGTTACCACGGCGGCTACGGCGGCACGGTGATCGTGCCCTACGGCAACGTGCAAATCCGCGACCAATGCCATGCCCTGCCCGAGCAGGAAGTCTGCGCGCGGCTGGCAGACCGCCGCTGGGAGCTGATCCGCCGCTACAACAGCGCGCTGCAGAGCGAACGCCAGGAGCTCAGCCGCGAACAACGCGGCATCGAAGCGCGCCAGCAACGCGACTGCGGCGGCGCATGA
- a CDS encoding DUF494 family protein — MKESILDVLLYLFEHYFSEDADLVRDRDSLQNGLIQAGFSPAEISKAFDWLDALSEQRPSVARPHVDGPVRIYHGPELDKLDVDCRGFLLFLEQHRILDADQRELVLDRAMALDQDELDLDDLKWVVLMVLFNQPGAEAAYAWMETQMFLDEPEPVH, encoded by the coding sequence ATGAAAGAGAGCATTCTCGATGTACTGCTGTACCTGTTTGAACATTATTTCAGCGAAGACGCGGACCTGGTCCGTGACCGTGACTCGCTTCAGAATGGCCTGATCCAGGCCGGCTTCAGTCCCGCAGAAATCAGCAAGGCGTTCGACTGGCTGGATGCGCTCTCCGAGCAGCGTCCCAGTGTCGCGCGCCCGCATGTCGATGGCCCCGTGCGCATCTATCATGGCCCGGAGCTGGACAAGCTCGATGTCGATTGCCGTGGATTTCTGCTGTTCCTCGAGCAACACCGCATTCTCGATGCCGACCAGCGCGAGTTGGTACTGGACCGCGCCATGGCGTTGGACCAGGACGAGCTGGATCTGGACGACCTCAAATGGGTGGTGCTGATGGTGTTGTTCAATCAGCCGGGCGCAGAAGCGGCCTATGCCTGGATGGAAACCCAGATGTTCCTGGACGAGCCTGAACCCGTACACTGA